One Deinococcus humi genomic region harbors:
- a CDS encoding ABC transporter permease, whose amino-acid sequence MHNALLIAELSLREAIRKRLVSVLIVLSLLFLGFYLYGIYRLELNLNERAVDAGLDGRSATGLSNVPVMYAAMFGMYLVYFLGALMSVLSTVGAVSGDIENGVMQSVIARPISRAQLVLGRWMGFTVVNVVYVALLGLALLAGVYAITGYLPPSPAPALGLILLAVTLLTALTVLGSTLFTTLANGIGVFVLYGAGFTGGILNAIGTFADSPTLATLGRAANIVMPTNALWLGSSYLLQPPVLLEISKAARGANPFFGSDPIPVALVLWAAALAALAVSAAMWRFSRRDL is encoded by the coding sequence GTGCATAACGCTCTCCTGATCGCCGAACTGTCCCTGCGCGAGGCGATTCGCAAACGCCTGGTCAGCGTGCTGATTGTCCTGAGCCTTCTCTTTCTCGGATTCTACCTGTACGGCATCTACCGCCTGGAGCTCAACCTGAACGAGCGGGCCGTGGACGCCGGGCTGGACGGACGCAGCGCGACGGGCCTGTCGAACGTTCCGGTGATGTATGCGGCGATGTTCGGCATGTATCTGGTGTATTTCCTGGGCGCGCTGATGTCGGTGCTGTCCACCGTGGGCGCGGTCAGCGGCGACATTGAGAACGGCGTGATGCAGAGCGTGATCGCCCGCCCGATCAGCCGGGCGCAGCTGGTGCTGGGACGCTGGATGGGCTTCACGGTGGTCAATGTAGTGTACGTGGCCTTGCTGGGGCTCGCGCTGCTCGCGGGCGTGTACGCCATCACCGGCTACCTGCCTCCTTCGCCCGCCCCCGCACTGGGCCTGATTCTGCTGGCCGTCACCCTGCTGACCGCCCTGACCGTGCTGGGGAGCACGCTGTTTACCACTCTGGCCAACGGCATCGGCGTGTTTGTGCTGTACGGCGCGGGCTTCACGGGGGGCATCCTGAACGCCATCGGCACCTTTGCCGACAGTCCCACGCTGGCCACGCTGGGCCGTGCCGCCAATATCGTGATGCCCACCAACGCACTGTGGCTGGGGTCCAGCTACCTGCTGCAACCCCCCGTGCTGCTGGAGATCAGCAAGGCTGCGCGCGGGGCCAACCCGTTCTTCGGCTCGGACCCGATCCCGGTGGCGCTGGTCCTGTGGGCCGCCGCGCTGGCTGCCCTGGCGGTGAGTGCGGCAATGTGGCGCTTCAGTCGGCGGGATCTGTAG
- a CDS encoding metal ABC transporter permease, with protein MTLEFLLAPLQYDFMTRALLVSALVGTVCAVLSCFVILKGWSLMGDAVSHAVLPGVIISYLLGLPFVIGAFVFGLLTVSAIGFIQSRSRVKEDTVIGVVFTALFSLGLVMISKISSDVHLSHILFGDVLGIGDSELWQTVIAGAIALIVTLLLRKDLLLYVFDPTHARSIGLNTGVLNYVLLTMLALTIVTALQTVGVILVVAMLITPGATAYLLTDRFSRMMWIAVACGVGSAVIGTYGSYFLDGATGACIVLVQSLLFLLAFVFAPKHGQLARRRQQLAERADELSEGVPTSGLTLERVQASGKPEASD; from the coding sequence ATGACCCTGGAATTCTTGCTGGCCCCGCTGCAATACGACTTCATGACCCGTGCCCTGCTGGTCAGCGCCCTAGTGGGCACGGTCTGCGCGGTGCTGTCGTGCTTCGTGATCCTCAAGGGCTGGTCACTGATGGGCGACGCTGTATCACATGCGGTGCTGCCCGGCGTCATCATTTCGTACCTCCTGGGGCTGCCCTTCGTGATCGGGGCGTTCGTCTTCGGGCTGCTGACCGTGAGTGCCATCGGTTTTATCCAGTCGCGCTCCCGGGTCAAGGAGGACACCGTGATCGGGGTGGTCTTCACGGCGCTGTTCTCGCTGGGTCTGGTGATGATCTCCAAGATTTCCAGCGACGTCCATTTGAGTCACATCCTCTTCGGGGACGTACTGGGCATAGGCGACTCGGAACTGTGGCAGACGGTGATCGCCGGGGCAATCGCGCTGATCGTGACCTTGCTTCTGCGCAAAGATCTGCTGCTGTACGTCTTCGACCCCACCCACGCCCGCTCGATTGGCCTGAACACCGGCGTGCTGAACTACGTGCTGCTGACCATGCTGGCCCTGACCATCGTGACCGCGCTGCAAACCGTGGGGGTGATTCTGGTGGTCGCCATGCTGATTACGCCGGGGGCCACCGCCTACCTGCTGACCGACCGGTTCTCCAGGATGATGTGGATCGCCGTGGCTTGCGGTGTCGGCTCCGCCGTCATCGGCACCTACGGCAGCTACTTCCTGGACGGCGCGACGGGCGCGTGCATCGTGCTGGTGCAGAGCCTCCTCTTCCTGTTGGCCTTCGTCTTCGCGCCCAAGCACGGGCAGTTGGCCCGCCGCCGCCAGCAACTGGCCGAGCGTGCCGACGAACTGAGCGAGGGCGTCCCCACCTCAGGGCTTACGTTGGAGCGGGTCCAGGCTTCGGGCAAACCGGAAGCCTCAGACTGA